A DNA window from Providencia huaxiensis contains the following coding sequences:
- a CDS encoding fimbrial biogenesis chaperone: MTLFKKVFSVVLLSSVMSQAYAVLGLDRTRIIFNEADGGTSVVVENQDTASSFLAQTWIENQKGEKLTNSLVALPFLQKIGPKQKKQIKIAYMDGQNTLPTDRESLLYFNVLGIPPQGKEANAVQFTIQSRLKLFYRPKGIDYKVSAEKDFQRDLKVTKQGGQITLSNPTPFNIVITNINVDQSKDKDFPEVLVAPFSDSTVTLKNPAWNSFEVAYIDDFGGLKFNKYQCAAAQPCQLLPQPKNK, translated from the coding sequence ATGACATTATTTAAAAAAGTATTTTCCGTTGTTTTACTATCAAGCGTCATGAGCCAAGCGTATGCCGTCCTTGGGTTAGATAGAACCCGTATTATTTTTAATGAAGCCGATGGCGGAACCAGTGTCGTTGTTGAAAACCAAGATACCGCTTCTTCATTTTTAGCGCAGACATGGATAGAAAACCAGAAAGGTGAAAAGCTGACTAACTCACTAGTGGCGTTACCTTTTTTACAAAAAATCGGCCCTAAACAGAAAAAACAAATCAAAATTGCCTATATGGATGGGCAAAATACCTTACCAACGGATAGGGAGAGTCTTTTATATTTCAATGTATTAGGTATTCCACCGCAAGGTAAAGAAGCGAATGCGGTTCAGTTTACTATCCAATCACGCTTAAAACTGTTTTATCGCCCAAAAGGTATTGACTACAAAGTCTCTGCCGAGAAAGATTTTCAGCGCGATTTAAAAGTCACAAAACAAGGTGGACAGATTACGTTATCGAATCCAACCCCGTTTAATATTGTGATCACCAATATCAATGTTGACCAAAGTAAGGATAAAGATTTTCCTGAAGTGCTTGTCGCCCCATTTAGTGATTCAACCGTGACATTGAAAAACCCAGCATGGAATAGTTTTGAAGTCGCTTATATTGATGACTTTGGTGGCCTGAAATTTAATAAATACCAGTGTGCTGCAGCGCAGCCTTGCCAATTACTACCACAGCCGAAAAATAAATGA
- the cysM gene encoding cysteine synthase CysM — MSALEQFIGNTPLVKLQRLTQGIEAEIWVKLEGNNPAGSVKDRAAFSMINEAQLRGEIKPGDTLIEATSGNTGIALAMIAAVKGYKLKLLMPDNMSKERQASMQAYGAELILVSTAVGMEGARDLAKEMEQRGEGKVLDQFNNPDNPLAHFKTTGPEIWQQTNGSITHFVSSMGTTGTITGVSRYLKSQSSDVHVVGLQPAEKSQIPGIRRWSPGYLPGIFDDSLVDSVLDINQQEAEETMRALAKVEGIFCGVSSGGAVAGALKVAKANPGAVIVAVICDRGDRYLSTGVFNE, encoded by the coding sequence GTGTCGGCTCTGGAACAATTTATCGGTAATACCCCATTAGTAAAACTTCAGCGTTTAACACAAGGGATTGAAGCTGAAATTTGGGTGAAACTTGAAGGTAATAACCCCGCAGGTTCAGTGAAAGATCGCGCGGCATTTTCAATGATTAATGAAGCGCAATTACGGGGTGAAATTAAACCAGGTGATACGCTAATTGAAGCAACTAGTGGAAATACAGGTATCGCACTCGCGATGATTGCTGCGGTAAAAGGCTACAAACTGAAATTACTCATGCCTGATAACATGAGTAAAGAGCGACAAGCTTCAATGCAAGCCTATGGTGCAGAACTCATCTTAGTGAGTACGGCTGTTGGTATGGAAGGTGCCCGCGATTTGGCTAAGGAAATGGAACAAAGAGGCGAGGGGAAAGTTTTAGACCAATTTAATAACCCTGATAACCCGTTGGCCCATTTTAAAACCACAGGTCCTGAAATATGGCAGCAAACTAATGGTAGCATTACCCACTTTGTGTCCAGTATGGGGACGACAGGGACAATCACAGGGGTAAGCCGTTATTTAAAATCACAATCTTCAGATGTACATGTTGTTGGTTTACAGCCTGCGGAAAAGAGCCAGATCCCCGGTATTCGTCGTTGGTCCCCTGGCTATTTGCCCGGTATCTTCGATGACTCGTTAGTCGACAGCGTGCTGGATATAAACCAGCAAGAAGCTGAAGAGACCATGAGAGCTTTAGCTAAAGTTGAAGGTATCTTTTGTGGGGTGAGCTCGGGTGGGGCGGTTGCCGGTGCATTAAAAGTGGCGAAGGCTAACCCAGGAGCGGTCATTGTGGCAGTCATTTGCGACCGAGGAGACCGTTATTTATCAACAGGTGTATTTAATGAGTGA
- the cysA gene encoding sulfate/thiosulfate ABC transporter ATP-binding protein CysA, whose product MSIEIEKIGKLFGKTQVLNDISLDIASGEMVALLGPSGSGKTTLLRIIAGLEQQSQGLLRFHGHDVSKIHAKDRHVGFVFQHYALFRHMTVFDNVAFGLTVLPRKQRPSAQVIKDKVTKLLEMVQLGHLASRYPAQLSGGQKQRVALARALAVDPQILLLDEPFGALDAQVRIELRRWLRQLHDELKFTSVFVTHDQEEAMEVADRVVVMSQGHIEQVGTPSDIWQRPETRFVLEFMGEINQISAHIKGSTLNIDGYAFPLKHTGAQQGEVDVFLRPWDISLQAEVDEQHRLPVRVTESGPRGHFWQLTVQPLGWGKEPLSVIWQSAKTIPTRGERYFLGSQQAKIYQGDQELIFPQLAKSA is encoded by the coding sequence ATGAGTATTGAAATTGAAAAAATCGGTAAGTTATTTGGTAAAACCCAAGTACTCAACGATATTTCACTGGATATCGCATCGGGTGAAATGGTTGCCCTATTAGGGCCTTCTGGTTCAGGAAAAACAACCTTATTGCGTATTATTGCAGGGCTTGAACAGCAAAGTCAGGGGTTATTACGTTTTCATGGCCATGATGTCAGTAAAATCCACGCCAAAGATAGGCATGTTGGCTTTGTATTTCAACACTATGCGCTATTTCGGCACATGACAGTATTTGATAATGTGGCATTTGGTTTAACTGTCTTACCCAGAAAACAGCGGCCATCAGCTCAAGTTATTAAAGATAAAGTAACCAAATTGCTAGAAATGGTTCAACTTGGCCATTTGGCTTCACGTTACCCCGCACAACTTTCAGGGGGGCAAAAACAGCGTGTGGCATTAGCAAGGGCTCTCGCGGTTGACCCGCAAATTTTATTATTGGATGAGCCTTTTGGTGCGCTCGACGCACAAGTGCGTATTGAGTTACGCCGTTGGCTACGCCAATTACATGATGAATTAAAATTTACCAGTGTTTTTGTCACCCACGACCAAGAAGAAGCCATGGAAGTGGCGGACAGAGTGGTGGTGATGAGCCAAGGTCATATTGAACAAGTGGGTACACCGAGCGATATTTGGCAACGTCCAGAGACACGTTTTGTCCTTGAATTTATGGGGGAAATCAACCAAATCTCTGCCCATATCAAAGGTTCCACATTGAATATCGATGGATATGCGTTCCCACTAAAGCATACTGGTGCTCAGCAAGGTGAAGTCGATGTATTCTTACGGCCTTGGGATATTTCATTACAAGCGGAAGTGGATGAGCAGCACCGTTTACCCGTTAGGGTCACCGAATCGGGGCCAAGAGGGCATTTTTGGCAATTAACCGTTCAGCCTTTAGGTTGGGGTAAAGAACCGTTGTCAGTGATTTGGCAATCTGCTAAAACGATACCAACTCGAGGTGAGCGTTACTTTTTAGGCAGCCAACAGGCGAAGATTTATCAAGGGGATCAGGAATTAATTTTCCCACAGTTAGCTAAAAGTGCATGA
- the cysW gene encoding sulfate/thiosulfate ABC transporter permease CysW, with the protein MAQITPIHTASRTQINWGKWLLIAIGLLFSFLLLVIPIVWIFITAFQKGLDTVLLNLADPDMLHAIGLTVLIALITVPVNLVFGTMMAWLVTRFQFPGRQLLLTLVDIPFAVSPVVAGLLYLLFYGSNSWFGGWLEGFDIQLMFSWPGMALVTIFVTCPFVVRELVPLMLSQGSQEDEAAVLLGASGWKMFWRVTLPNIRWALLYGVVLTNARAIGEFGAVSVVSGAIRGETYTLPLQVELLHQDYNTVGAFTAAGILAVMAIITLILKSALQWHLSRQQSESGVH; encoded by the coding sequence ATGGCGCAAATTACACCAATTCATACCGCTAGCCGTACTCAAATTAACTGGGGTAAATGGCTACTAATTGCAATAGGTTTATTGTTTTCATTTTTACTGTTAGTCATTCCAATTGTTTGGATATTTATTACGGCTTTTCAAAAAGGGTTAGATACCGTTTTATTAAATCTGGCAGACCCAGACATGTTACATGCCATTGGTTTAACAGTATTAATCGCTTTAATTACCGTTCCGGTAAATTTAGTCTTTGGCACCATGATGGCCTGGTTAGTAACGCGATTTCAGTTTCCTGGCCGCCAATTATTACTCACCTTGGTGGATATCCCATTTGCGGTTTCACCTGTTGTTGCGGGTTTGCTGTACTTACTTTTTTATGGCTCGAACAGCTGGTTTGGTGGGTGGCTTGAAGGTTTTGATATCCAGCTCATGTTTTCATGGCCAGGTATGGCGTTAGTGACCATTTTTGTGACGTGTCCATTTGTCGTACGTGAGCTCGTGCCCTTGATGTTAAGCCAAGGTAGCCAAGAAGATGAAGCAGCAGTGTTACTGGGAGCGTCAGGATGGAAGATGTTTTGGCGTGTGACATTACCCAATATCCGCTGGGCACTACTGTATGGGGTCGTTTTAACTAACGCCCGGGCAATCGGTGAATTTGGTGCGGTCTCGGTAGTTTCAGGGGCTATCCGTGGGGAAACATACACCTTACCGTTGCAGGTTGAATTATTGCATCAAGATTATAATACGGTAGGGGCGTTTACGGCCGCAGGGATCCTCGCAGTCATGGCGATTATCACCTTAATTCTTAAAAGTGCATTGCAGTGGCATTTAAGTCGACAGCAATCTGAATCAGGAGTCCATTAA
- the cysT gene encoding sulfate/thiosulfate ABC transporter permease CysT gives MERSGKRFLPGFGLTLGSSLFYTCLILLLPMSALVIQLSEMTWQQYWAVISYPQVVAAYKVTLLSALVASLFNAVFGMLLAWILTRYRFPGRLFLDGLVDLPFALPTAVAGLTLATLFATSGWYGQYLQQFDIKVVNTWLGIAVAMAFTSIPFVVRTVQPVLEELGPEYEEAAQTLGASRWQTFRRVVLPELSPALLAGTVLSFTRSLGEFGAIIFIAGNIAWQTEVVSLMIFSQLQQFDYPAASAVASVILAVSLLLLFSVNLVQSRFGKRLGGK, from the coding sequence ATGGAGCGTTCAGGAAAGCGTTTCTTGCCGGGTTTCGGGCTAACGCTAGGTAGCAGTCTGTTTTATACCTGTTTGATATTGCTATTACCCATGAGCGCATTGGTAATTCAATTATCAGAAATGACATGGCAGCAATATTGGGCGGTCATTAGTTACCCGCAAGTGGTTGCCGCGTATAAAGTGACGTTATTGTCAGCGCTAGTCGCAAGCTTGTTTAATGCGGTATTTGGCATGCTATTAGCGTGGATCCTAACGCGTTATCGTTTTCCTGGGCGTTTGTTCTTAGATGGTTTAGTGGATTTACCTTTTGCCTTACCTACTGCGGTAGCGGGGCTGACATTGGCAACCCTGTTTGCAACCTCGGGCTGGTATGGGCAATATCTGCAGCAGTTTGATATTAAAGTCGTGAATACTTGGCTGGGAATTGCGGTTGCGATGGCTTTTACCAGTATTCCGTTTGTTGTGCGTACAGTTCAACCAGTATTGGAAGAGCTCGGCCCTGAATACGAAGAAGCTGCTCAAACCCTAGGTGCGAGCCGCTGGCAAACCTTTCGTCGAGTGGTACTGCCAGAGCTTTCACCAGCCTTGTTAGCCGGAACGGTTTTGTCCTTTACACGGAGTTTAGGCGAGTTTGGGGCCATTATATTTATTGCGGGTAATATTGCGTGGCAAACCGAAGTTGTCTCATTAATGATTTTTAGTCAGCTACAGCAATTTGACTACCCGGCAGCCAGTGCTGTGGCCTCGGTTATTTTAGCGGTTTCATTGTTACTTCTATTTAGTGTCAATTTAGTACAAAGCCGCTTTGGTAAACGGTTAGGGGGCAAGTAA
- a CDS encoding sulfate ABC transporter substrate-binding protein, producing the protein MKKSFLKKTALASLATVSLLGSSPLVAAELLNSSYDIARELFVALNPSFEKQWNEAHPDDKLTIKQSHAGSSKQALAILQGLKADVVTYNQVTDVQILHEKGNLIPADWQARLPNNSSPYYSTMAFLVRKGNPKGIKTWDDLVREDVKLIFPNPKTSGNGRYTYLAAWGAFNQENKDDKAKTREQMKQFLKNVEVFDTGGRGATTSFIERGLGDVLISFESEVNNIRSQYGESDYEVIVPPVDILAEFPVAWVDKNVQKNGTEDVAKAYLNYLYSPQAQEIITQYNYRVNDKAVMNANKAKFPETQLFTVESQFESWPKVMEVHFATGGEFDQLMAEGRR; encoded by the coding sequence ATGAAAAAATCATTTTTGAAAAAAACAGCACTAGCGAGTTTGGCAACGGTATCATTACTTGGGAGCTCGCCATTAGTTGCCGCTGAACTACTTAATAGCTCTTATGATATTGCCCGTGAATTATTTGTGGCATTGAATCCATCATTTGAAAAGCAATGGAATGAGGCTCACCCTGACGACAAACTCACGATTAAGCAATCACACGCAGGTTCATCTAAGCAGGCCTTAGCTATTTTACAAGGTTTGAAAGCGGATGTCGTGACCTACAACCAAGTCACTGACGTGCAAATTTTGCATGAGAAAGGGAATTTGATCCCAGCAGACTGGCAAGCGCGCTTACCAAATAATAGCTCGCCTTATTATTCAACGATGGCATTTTTAGTTCGTAAAGGAAACCCTAAAGGAATTAAAACGTGGGATGATTTAGTCCGCGAAGATGTCAAATTAATCTTCCCAAATCCAAAAACATCAGGAAATGGCCGTTATACCTACCTTGCAGCATGGGGCGCTTTTAATCAGGAAAATAAAGATGATAAAGCAAAAACCCGTGAACAAATGAAACAGTTTTTGAAAAATGTAGAGGTATTCGATACCGGTGGACGTGGCGCGACGACGTCATTTATTGAGCGAGGGCTCGGTGACGTCCTCATTAGCTTTGAATCAGAGGTGAATAATATTCGCTCTCAATATGGCGAGTCAGACTATGAAGTCATTGTACCGCCAGTGGATATCTTAGCGGAGTTTCCTGTCGCTTGGGTCGACAAAAATGTACAGAAAAATGGTACGGAAGACGTCGCTAAAGCTTACTTAAATTATCTCTATAGCCCACAGGCTCAAGAAATCATCACTCAGTATAATTATCGAGTGAATGACAAAGCTGTGATGAATGCAAATAAGGCTAAATTTCCTGAAACTCAGCTCTTTACCGTTGAATCACAATTTGAGAGCTGGCCAAAAGTGATGGAGGTTCATTTTGCTACAGGTGGAGAATTTGACCAATTAATGGCAGAAGGGCGCCGTTAA
- a CDS encoding Dyp-type peroxidase: MSHSQSGILKEHSRFGIFIEAQVQEGSLDEVKSGCKSFVEALTKLQAQYPDDRLGAVIAFGSDIWKQLGKANTAPELKPFRTLGKGLAPATQRDMFIHIQSLRHDINFSLAQAALNAFGKSISVVEEIHGFRWVDDRDLSGFIDGTENPQGEEIAEVTLIEDGEDTGGSYVLVQRYEHDLRKWDRFSEHEQEKMIGRTKKDSVELDEDARNVTSHVSRVVIEEEGEELSVMRHSLPYGTASGKHGLFFIAYCARLHNIEQQLLSMFGEKDGKYDDLLRMTKAVSGSYYYAPSIETLTSL; encoded by the coding sequence ATGTCTCATTCTCAAAGTGGTATTTTGAAAGAACATAGCCGTTTTGGTATTTTTATTGAAGCGCAAGTGCAAGAGGGATCTCTGGATGAAGTTAAGTCTGGATGTAAAAGCTTTGTCGAGGCTTTAACCAAATTACAAGCGCAATATCCAGATGATCGCCTTGGTGCCGTTATCGCGTTTGGTTCTGACATCTGGAAACAGCTCGGTAAGGCAAATACTGCCCCTGAATTGAAACCATTTCGCACTCTAGGTAAAGGGCTAGCTCCTGCCACTCAACGGGATATGTTTATTCATATTCAATCACTGCGCCATGATATTAATTTTTCATTAGCGCAGGCAGCTTTAAATGCATTTGGTAAATCTATCTCTGTAGTGGAAGAAATTCATGGCTTCCGTTGGGTAGATGACAGAGATTTAAGCGGTTTTATTGATGGAACAGAGAACCCGCAAGGGGAAGAAATTGCAGAAGTCACATTAATCGAAGACGGTGAAGATACAGGCGGAAGTTATGTTTTAGTCCAACGCTATGAACACGATTTGAGAAAATGGGATCGTTTTTCGGAACATGAACAAGAAAAAATGATTGGTCGTACGAAAAAAGATAGCGTTGAATTAGATGAAGATGCGCGTAATGTCACCTCTCATGTCTCACGCGTGGTGATAGAAGAAGAGGGCGAAGAGCTTTCAGTTATGCGTCACAGCTTGCCATATGGTACAGCAAGCGGCAAACATGGCTTATTTTTTATCGCTTATTGTGCAAGGTTACACAATATTGAACAGCAATTATTAAGCATGTTCGGCGAAAAAGACGGCAAATACGATGATTTGCTACGTATGACGAAAGCCGTTTCGGGGAGTTATTACTATGCTCCGTCGATTGAGACATTGACGTCTCTTTAG
- a CDS encoding RpoE-regulated lipoprotein, translated as MSQHAKLNSNNGLSPLFKASLLCGAALLSGCAGVKVFSPSTWFSGPLTVSDSGLGQVTSFTPMQADIIKKQLDDRYALRSGMQMENGDVVTIFQGMDDDEVKLEIVGPEHGYVSRITVNDPDIATEWGPTIGTEFSEIYQKAFGICGLGERVNDVPTIECNSPQSSKVVYRFTGKWQGPEDLMPSDNDLKTWQVSQIIWHK; from the coding sequence ATGTCCCAACATGCAAAGTTGAATAGTAATAATGGATTATCGCCGTTGTTTAAGGCTTCTCTACTCTGTGGAGCAGCCCTGTTATCAGGGTGTGCGGGTGTGAAGGTTTTTTCACCGTCGACTTGGTTTAGTGGTCCACTGACGGTTTCTGACTCAGGCCTTGGTCAAGTGACTAGTTTTACACCAATGCAAGCGGATATCATTAAGAAACAACTGGATGACCGCTATGCATTACGCAGCGGTATGCAAATGGAAAATGGGGATGTGGTCACAATTTTCCAAGGAATGGATGATGATGAAGTAAAATTAGAAATAGTTGGTCCAGAGCACGGCTATGTATCGCGAATTACGGTGAATGACCCTGATATCGCAACCGAATGGGGGCCTACGATTGGTACTGAATTTAGCGAAATTTATCAAAAAGCATTTGGTATTTGCGGCTTAGGTGAGCGAGTCAATGACGTTCCTACCATTGAATGTAATTCACCGCAATCAAGTAAAGTGGTTTACCGTTTTACAGGTAAATGGCAAGGACCAGAAGATTTAATGCCTTCAGATAATGACCTGAAAACATGGCAAGTCTCACAAATTATTTGGCATAAATAA
- a CDS encoding GNAT family acetyltransferase has product MEIRVFRQSDYEDVLTLWERCSLNEFSGDPELDIERKLQCGADLFLVAEVAGEVVGTIMGGYDGIRGTAVYLAVHPEYRGRGIANALVSRLEKKLIARGCGRIELLVSEESDAAICMFEKMLYEEEQPERLIYSKKLTHETDF; this is encoded by the coding sequence ATGGAAATACGAGTCTTTCGGCAAAGTGATTATGAAGATGTCCTGACACTATGGGAGCGCTGTTCTCTCAATGAATTTTCAGGGGATCCTGAGCTCGATATCGAACGCAAATTACAGTGTGGGGCAGACTTATTTTTAGTGGCTGAAGTTGCCGGGGAAGTCGTTGGCACTATTATGGGAGGATATGATGGCATTCGTGGTACTGCTGTTTACCTTGCCGTTCACCCTGAATACCGTGGCCGTGGTATCGCTAACGCACTAGTGAGCCGACTAGAAAAAAAACTGATCGCCAGAGGCTGCGGAAGAATAGAGCTATTAGTGAGTGAAGAGTCTGATGCGGCTATCTGTATGTTTGAAAAAATGTTGTATGAAGAAGAACAACCTGAACGTTTAATTTATTCGAAAAAATTAACTCACGAAACGGATTTTTAA
- the hemF gene encoding oxygen-dependent coproporphyrinogen oxidase — protein sequence MNYPDIDRVKTYLQSLQETICKKITELDGKETFLEQTWERSEGGGGRSRVLTKGALFEQAGVNFSHIKGEKLPASASAHRPELAGRSYQAMGVSLVIHPLNPYIPTTHANVRFFIAEKEGCEPVWWFGGGFDLTPFYGFHEDVIHWHTVARDLCRPYGHDVYPKYKNWCDEYFFLKHRNEPRGVGGLFYDDLNQGGFESCFNFTQAIGNGFLDAYVPIVEKRREYSWGERERQFQLYRRGRYVEFNLVWDRGTLFGLQSGGRTESILMSMPPLVRWEYDYHPEPNSQEAALYTEFLILNKEWVLP from the coding sequence ATGAATTACCCAGATATTGATCGTGTAAAAACCTATTTGCAAAGCTTGCAAGAGACCATTTGCAAAAAAATCACTGAGCTAGATGGTAAAGAAACTTTTCTAGAACAAACATGGGAACGCTCTGAAGGTGGTGGAGGTCGCAGCCGGGTACTAACTAAAGGGGCACTATTTGAACAAGCAGGGGTGAATTTCTCTCATATTAAAGGAGAAAAATTACCAGCATCTGCTTCAGCCCATCGCCCTGAACTTGCAGGTCGCAGCTACCAAGCAATGGGCGTCTCTCTCGTTATTCACCCTCTGAATCCTTATATTCCAACAACCCACGCTAATGTCCGTTTCTTTATTGCTGAAAAAGAAGGTTGTGAGCCTGTTTGGTGGTTTGGTGGTGGTTTTGATTTAACCCCTTTCTATGGTTTTCATGAAGATGTTATCCACTGGCACACCGTTGCTCGTGATTTATGTCGTCCTTATGGGCATGATGTTTATCCTAAATATAAAAATTGGTGTGATGAATATTTCTTCCTGAAACATAGAAATGAGCCTCGTGGTGTTGGCGGGCTATTTTATGACGACCTTAACCAAGGCGGGTTTGAGTCTTGTTTTAACTTCACTCAAGCCATTGGCAATGGCTTTTTAGATGCCTATGTGCCTATTGTTGAAAAACGTCGAGAGTATTCATGGGGTGAACGAGAACGTCAATTCCAATTATATCGTCGTGGCCGTTACGTAGAATTCAATTTAGTATGGGATAGAGGTACATTATTTGGCTTACAAAGTGGAGGCCGAACAGAGTCAATTTTAATGTCAATGCCTCCGCTTGTTCGCTGGGAATACGACTATCACCCAGAACCGAATAGCCAAGAGGCCGCTCTCTATACTGAATTTTTAATCTTAAATAAAGAGTGGGTTTTGCCATAA
- a CDS encoding M4 family metallopeptidase, giving the protein MNQSLGRSLLSPCLLANLVTKAGHSDLKPTLTHINDIMSRTYSHEDALLHRNNLSSCPIDTAGKRYNRFIRDAQLPVPYKHHWHSDLPICERSGLSPDSHMPHDDYAVIMCEDDTQAPSRPAGQVFNSIGVIRTFFKEKLNIDQIFGCSADINAVIHYGTNYANAFWNSQAIFFGDGDGIVFGPFYNDIDIIAHELAHGFISSKANFRYSFQSGALNESVADVLGIMVKQYLNNETADTSSWLLGENLFIDQINAPALRSMMDPGDAYYLSDDIRDPQVGHMAQYQDLPIFIDNGGVHINSGIPNKAFYLLAKSLGGYTWDIAGKIWLEAVSDKRVTSKATFIEFADATIRAAKKLFDNNIAQKTQQSWLDVGLEVNL; this is encoded by the coding sequence ATGAATCAATCTTTAGGCCGTTCGTTACTCTCACCTTGTTTATTGGCCAATTTAGTGACTAAAGCAGGTCATAGTGACTTAAAACCAACGCTCACACATATCAATGATATTATGAGCCGAACCTATTCACATGAAGATGCCTTACTTCATCGCAATAATCTTTCATCTTGCCCTATAGATACAGCTGGAAAGCGTTATAACCGCTTTATTCGTGACGCTCAACTCCCCGTTCCATATAAGCACCACTGGCACTCCGACCTACCAATCTGTGAACGTTCAGGACTTTCTCCAGATAGTCATATGCCACATGATGACTATGCTGTCATTATGTGCGAAGACGACACTCAAGCTCCCTCAAGGCCAGCTGGGCAAGTATTTAATTCAATTGGCGTTATTCGTACCTTTTTTAAGGAAAAATTAAATATTGACCAAATTTTTGGCTGTTCTGCTGATATTAATGCGGTTATTCATTATGGAACAAACTACGCTAACGCATTTTGGAATTCTCAAGCTATTTTCTTTGGTGACGGGGATGGAATCGTTTTTGGTCCATTCTATAACGACATTGATATAATCGCTCACGAACTTGCTCATGGTTTCATTAGTTCAAAAGCTAATTTTAGATACTCTTTCCAGTCAGGAGCACTGAATGAGTCCGTCGCAGACGTACTTGGTATTATGGTGAAACAATATTTGAACAATGAAACAGCGGATACATCTAGTTGGTTACTCGGGGAAAATTTATTTATCGACCAAATAAATGCGCCAGCACTACGTTCTATGATGGATCCAGGCGACGCTTATTATCTTTCTGACGATATTAGAGACCCACAAGTTGGCCATATGGCGCAATATCAGGATTTACCTATTTTTATTGATAATGGCGGCGTACATATTAATTCAGGCATTCCAAATAAAGCCTTTTACCTATTAGCCAAGAGCCTTGGTGGTTATACATGGGATATTGCAGGTAAAATTTGGCTTGAAGCCGTATCTGACAAACGCGTGACCTCGAAGGCAACCTTCATCGAATTTGCTGATGCAACGATCCGCGCAGCTAAGAAACTGTTTGATAATAATATCGCACAAAAAACACAACAGAGTTGGTTAGATGTTGGGTTAGAAGTCAATCTGTAA
- the rluF gene encoding 23S rRNA pseudouridine(2604) synthase RluF has translation MDTRSSTRLNKYISESGICSRREADRYIEQGNVFINGKRAGIGDQVFSGDVVKVNGQLIEPRNEEDLVLIALNKPVGIVSTTESGEKDNIVDYVNHSTRIFPIGRLDKDSQGLIFLTNHGDLVNKILRAGNSHEKEYLVTVNKPVTDDFIRGMGAGVPILGTMTKKCKVKKEAPFVFRITLVQGLNRQIRRMCEHFGFEVTKLERVRIMNVKLTGIPVGEWRDLTDDELIELFDMMEKSESDVKLKKPQKSTSASKGNTKQASPSKPKAKTENPTRKKFTQPGRKKKKR, from the coding sequence ATGGACACTCGTTCTTCTACACGTTTAAACAAATATATTAGTGAAAGTGGTATTTGCTCAAGGCGTGAAGCTGACCGTTATATTGAGCAGGGTAATGTATTTATTAATGGTAAGCGTGCAGGAATTGGCGACCAAGTTTTTTCTGGTGACGTGGTAAAAGTTAATGGGCAATTAATTGAGCCGCGTAATGAAGAAGATTTAGTGTTAATCGCACTCAATAAGCCAGTCGGTATTGTTAGTACGACGGAGAGTGGTGAAAAAGATAATATTGTTGATTATGTTAATCACAGCACCCGAATTTTTCCAATTGGCCGCTTAGATAAAGACTCTCAAGGGTTAATTTTTCTAACAAACCATGGGGATTTGGTGAATAAAATTTTGCGGGCTGGAAATTCTCATGAGAAAGAGTATTTAGTTACCGTCAATAAGCCCGTTACAGATGATTTTATTCGTGGAATGGGCGCTGGAGTCCCGATCCTCGGTACAATGACTAAAAAATGTAAGGTTAAGAAGGAAGCGCCTTTTGTTTTTAGAATTACGCTTGTGCAAGGGCTAAACCGTCAAATTCGTCGTATGTGTGAGCATTTTGGTTTTGAAGTCACAAAACTTGAACGCGTTCGCATTATGAATGTTAAGTTGACCGGCATTCCTGTCGGTGAGTGGCGAGACTTAACGGATGATGAACTAATTGAATTATTTGATATGATGGAAAAATCTGAGTCAGACGTAAAATTGAAAAAGCCACAGAAATCCACTTCTGCGAGTAAAGGTAATACAAAGCAAGCGTCGCCAAGTAAACCAAAAGCAAAAACAGAAAACCCGACACGTAAAAAATTTACACAACCAGGTAGAAAAAAGAAAAAACGCTAA